Proteins encoded in a region of the Flammeovirga yaeyamensis genome:
- a CDS encoding protein-disulfide reductase DsbD family protein, translating to MKQFFKSFSFITILLLGTFITTQAQIINPVSWSATLSNDAPKEGEEVVITFKAKIKDGWYLYSNDFDHELGPIVTSTEFKPNATFQVADTLLPINSSEKYDEIWEGNIRYFKKEGTFKQTVKILDPNFKIEVTMNGQSCSDETGSCIPLQKDFTLEPKVDTSDESLLGFIISAFLFGLTAIFTPCVFPMIPLTVSFFTNQSGGKSKAFLYGFSIIAIYGFFGAVLAPLTGDPSVANAISTHWLPNTLFFIIFIVFALSFFGMFEITLPSSLVNKMDKQSDKGGLGAVFFMAFTLVLVSFSCTGPIVGTILIESVGGAFLKPIFGMIAFASAFALPFTLFALFPGLMKGLPKSGGWLNSVKVVLGFVELALAFKFLSTIDLVYNWRLLDKDIMVAIWIAISAMLGLYLLGKIRLPHDSPTDTISPPRMILATIVFTFVIYLIPGLFGAPLKLLSGILPPQTHHTFDLRGIIREEIEFAELSGGNKKETLIHPIKYEELFELPHGLKGYFDYDQALAASKKFGKPIFLDFTGHGCANCRKMEDNVWSDPRVLSRLKKDYIILALYVDDPTKLPEDEWITSTFDKNVKKTIGAKNFDFQITKFKSNAQPFYCLLNGEGDLLVNPKAYDLNVQNFVDYLDSGVAAFKK from the coding sequence ATGAAACAATTTTTTAAGTCATTTAGCTTCATTACTATTTTGCTGCTTGGGACATTCATCACTACCCAAGCTCAAATTATTAACCCTGTATCTTGGTCAGCTACTCTTTCTAACGATGCTCCTAAAGAAGGAGAGGAAGTAGTGATCACATTTAAGGCAAAAATTAAAGATGGTTGGTATTTATATTCCAACGATTTTGATCATGAATTAGGTCCCATCGTTACCTCAACAGAATTTAAACCTAATGCTACATTCCAAGTAGCCGATACATTATTACCTATTAATTCATCAGAAAAATATGATGAAATATGGGAAGGAAACATTAGATATTTTAAAAAGGAGGGTACGTTTAAGCAAACCGTAAAAATTCTTGATCCTAACTTCAAGATTGAGGTGACCATGAATGGTCAGAGTTGTTCTGATGAAACTGGATCTTGTATTCCTTTACAGAAAGATTTTACTCTTGAACCAAAAGTGGATACATCGGATGAAAGCTTACTTGGTTTTATAATTTCTGCTTTCTTATTTGGATTAACAGCGATATTTACTCCATGTGTGTTCCCAATGATTCCTCTAACGGTATCATTCTTTACCAATCAAAGTGGAGGTAAATCAAAAGCATTTTTATATGGATTTTCGATTATCGCTATTTACGGTTTCTTTGGAGCTGTACTAGCGCCATTAACAGGAGATCCTAGTGTAGCCAATGCGATTAGTACACACTGGCTGCCAAATACATTATTCTTTATCATCTTTATTGTCTTTGCATTGTCTTTCTTTGGCATGTTCGAAATCACTTTACCAAGTTCATTGGTAAATAAAATGGACAAGCAATCGGATAAAGGTGGATTAGGAGCTGTATTCTTTATGGCATTCACTTTAGTATTGGTTTCTTTCTCTTGTACAGGTCCTATTGTAGGTACTATCTTGATTGAATCTGTAGGTGGAGCCTTCTTAAAACCAATCTTCGGTATGATCGCTTTTGCTTCAGCATTTGCTTTACCTTTTACATTATTCGCTTTATTCCCTGGATTAATGAAAGGTCTTCCAAAGTCTGGTGGATGGTTAAACTCTGTAAAAGTAGTTCTAGGTTTTGTTGAATTAGCTTTAGCCTTTAAATTCTTATCAACAATAGATTTAGTTTATAACTGGAGACTGTTAGATAAAGACATCATGGTGGCTATTTGGATTGCAATTAGTGCTATGTTGGGATTGTATTTATTGGGTAAAATTAGATTACCTCACGATTCTCCAACAGATACAATCAGCCCTCCTAGAATGATTTTAGCAACAATTGTTTTCACTTTTGTCATTTATTTAATCCCAGGTTTATTTGGTGCACCATTAAAACTTTTATCTGGAATTTTGCCTCCTCAAACACATCATACATTTGATCTAAGAGGCATTATCAGAGAAGAAATAGAATTTGCAGAATTATCTGGAGGAAATAAAAAAGAAACACTTATTCATCCAATCAAATATGAAGAGCTGTTCGAATTACCTCACGGATTAAAAGGATACTTTGATTATGATCAAGCATTAGCGGCATCAAAGAAATTCGGTAAACCTATCTTCTTGGACTTTACGGGCCACGGCTGTGCTAACTGTCGTAAAATGGAAGACAATGTTTGGTCGGATCCAAGAGTCTTAAGTCGCTTGAAAAAGGATTATATCATTCTTGCATTATATGTAGACGATCCAACAAAGTTACCTGAAGACGAATGGATTACTTCTACTTTTGATAAAAATGTGAAAAAGACAATAGGAGCTAAAAACTTCGATTTCCAAATCACGAAATTTAAAAGTAATGCACAACCTTTCTACTGTTTATTAAATGGTGAAGGAGATCTTTTAGTGAATCCTAAAGCATATGATTTAAATGTGCAGAACTTCGTTGATTATTTAGATTCAGGTGTAGCTGCATTCAAAAAATAA
- a CDS encoding DUF4286 family protein, giving the protein MIIYNISFHVDDEVLQPWKEWMKSFFINEVMNTQCFTGYKLMKLLSEKAEQTGTNFALMLDVENLLKVDQFMRQFEGDLHTKLKAEFGEKVSQFRSVLREENI; this is encoded by the coding sequence ATGATCATATATAACATTTCCTTTCATGTTGATGACGAAGTGCTTCAACCTTGGAAAGAGTGGATGAAATCTTTCTTTATTAACGAAGTAATGAACACCCAATGTTTTACAGGGTATAAGCTCATGAAACTTCTATCTGAAAAGGCCGAACAAACCGGTACTAACTTCGCTTTAATGCTTGATGTCGAAAATTTATTAAAAGTTGATCAGTTTATGCGTCAGTTTGAAGGTGATTTACACACTAAGTTAAAAGCAGAGTTTGGTGAGAAGGTTTCTCAATTCCGTTCTGTACTAAGAGAAGAAAACATTTAA